Proteins encoded in a region of the Variovorax sp. PAMC 28711 genome:
- the kefF gene encoding glutathione-regulated potassium-efflux system oxidoreductase KefF, whose translation MSTTTAAGAQGRIYLIAAHPHWRDSRVNRLLVRAAHGVPQVEINDLYASYPDYVIDIEAEQEKLARADLVVLLHPIQWYSMPPLQKLWLDEVLSYGWAYGTGGTALQGKDMWLVATTGGPEESYHPQSYNRYFFDAFLPPYEQTAALCGMRFLPPLVFHGARSAADSEITAHVKTFADRLGSYPNWPEIDEMGDCPTCVVPETDRPADDSESERHVFADTSLRATSTTETKAVA comes from the coding sequence ATGAGTACCACAACAGCCGCAGGCGCCCAGGGACGCATCTACCTCATCGCCGCCCATCCGCACTGGCGGGATTCGCGTGTCAACCGCCTGCTGGTGCGCGCTGCGCACGGCGTGCCGCAGGTCGAAATCAACGACCTCTACGCGAGCTACCCAGACTATGTGATCGACATCGAGGCAGAGCAGGAAAAGCTGGCGCGCGCCGACCTCGTGGTGCTGCTGCACCCGATCCAGTGGTATTCGATGCCGCCCCTGCAAAAGCTCTGGCTCGACGAGGTGTTGAGCTACGGCTGGGCCTACGGCACCGGCGGGACCGCGCTGCAGGGCAAGGACATGTGGCTGGTCGCGACCACCGGTGGCCCGGAAGAGAGCTACCACCCGCAAAGCTACAACCGCTATTTCTTCGATGCCTTCCTGCCGCCCTACGAGCAGACGGCGGCGCTGTGCGGTATGCGCTTCCTGCCGCCGCTGGTCTTTCACGGCGCGCGCAGCGCCGCCGACAGCGAGATCACGGCCCACGTCAAGACCTTTGCCGACCGCCTCGGCAGCTATCCGAACTGGCCGGAAATCGACGAGATGGGCGACTGCCCGACCTGCGTCGTGCCTGAAACCGACCGACCGGCGGACGACTCGGAAAGCGAACGCCACGTTTTCGCCGACACCTCGCTGCGCGCGACTTCCACCACCGAAACGAAAGCAGTCGCCTGA